One window of the Sphingobium sp. HWE2-09 genome contains the following:
- a CDS encoding DUF5672 family protein — protein MEHRSSRLALPQVTLCAVSSVNVAATIVALETSLAQIDVAVCKLFTDQPVKPDHPGITVVPIARIASSRAYSDFMLTQMVDHIDTTHCLVTQWDGHVRDATCWRRDFLDYDYIGASWPQFTDGHDVGNGGFSLRSRRLMELCRDPAFRAHHPEDVAIGRINRTWLESRGMRFAPRELADLFSAERAGDVSRSFGYHGAWLMPRAIGVEAFWALYRGLDDQGTIRHDFSAILKQIGRGRGSMGRVLRLFLNQMAHRVGR, from the coding sequence ATGGAACATCGCTCATCCCGCCTCGCCCTGCCGCAAGTGACCTTGTGCGCGGTCAGTTCGGTCAATGTCGCCGCCACAATCGTGGCGCTGGAAACGTCGCTAGCGCAGATCGACGTGGCCGTCTGCAAGCTGTTCACCGACCAGCCTGTCAAACCCGATCATCCCGGCATCACCGTGGTGCCGATCGCGCGCATCGCTTCCTCGCGCGCCTATTCCGATTTCATGCTGACGCAAATGGTCGATCATATCGACACGACCCACTGCCTCGTCACCCAGTGGGACGGTCATGTGCGGGACGCAACATGCTGGCGCCGGGACTTTCTTGATTATGACTATATTGGCGCCAGCTGGCCCCAGTTCACCGACGGGCATGATGTCGGCAATGGCGGCTTTTCCCTGCGCAGCCGTCGCCTGATGGAACTTTGCCGCGATCCCGCCTTTCGCGCGCATCATCCTGAAGATGTCGCGATCGGGCGGATCAACCGGACCTGGCTGGAAAGCCGGGGGATGCGCTTTGCCCCGCGCGAACTGGCCGATCTCTTCTCGGCGGAGCGGGCAGGGGACGTGTCGCGCAGCTTCGGCTATCATGGTGCCTGGCTCATGCCCCGCGCGATCGGCGTGGAGGCATTCTGGGCGCTGTATCGCGGTCTGGACGATCAGGGTACGATCCGGCATGACTTTTCTGCCATTTTGAAGCAGATCGGCAGGGGGCGAGGATCGATGGGACGGGTCTTGCGCCTGTTTCTGAACCAGATGGCCCATCGGGTCGGACGGTGA
- a CDS encoding phytanoyl-CoA dioxygenase family protein, with product MTNIFPGLPLIESPIFPALKANWGLSAEEERIATSLYDKGYAVFDFPDIALDDRIARIQQHLGPRYGVDFSDATADKSCGERRIQDAWMFDDDVRAIAANQAVIDLLGKLYGRTAFPFQTLNFPVGTQQEAHSDSVHFSSLPERFMCGVWLAMEDVGPDAGPLFYYPGSHHWPIMTNALIGRQGYGSALELAQDPYGPAWRALCDVHGAQPETFLARKGQALIWCANLLHGGSHQNNPMLTRWSQVTHYYFDDCIYYTPAFSDEAIGKLAMRDLVAISDGQPRPNQYLGEVVKNPENADSKSPSWRRRLKAYANKTL from the coding sequence TTGACCAATATCTTTCCTGGCCTGCCTCTGATCGAATCCCCGATCTTTCCAGCGCTCAAGGCGAATTGGGGGCTGAGCGCAGAAGAAGAGCGGATCGCGACCAGCCTCTATGACAAGGGCTATGCCGTCTTCGATTTCCCTGACATCGCATTGGATGATCGTATCGCCCGCATCCAGCAGCATCTGGGACCGCGCTATGGCGTCGATTTTTCCGACGCCACCGCGGACAAAAGCTGTGGCGAACGCCGGATCCAGGACGCGTGGATGTTCGATGATGATGTGCGCGCCATCGCCGCCAACCAGGCCGTCATCGACCTGCTGGGCAAGCTTTACGGTCGCACCGCCTTTCCCTTCCAAACGCTGAATTTCCCGGTCGGGACGCAGCAGGAAGCGCATTCGGATTCGGTCCATTTCTCCAGTCTGCCCGAACGTTTCATGTGCGGCGTATGGCTGGCGATGGAAGATGTCGGCCCAGATGCGGGACCACTCTTCTATTATCCCGGATCGCATCATTGGCCGATCATGACGAACGCGCTGATCGGACGCCAGGGCTATGGCAGCGCGCTGGAATTGGCGCAGGATCCCTATGGTCCCGCCTGGCGCGCGCTATGCGATGTCCACGGCGCGCAACCCGAAACCTTCCTCGCGCGCAAGGGGCAGGCTTTGATCTGGTGCGCGAACCTGCTGCACGGCGGCAGCCATCAGAATAATCCGATGCTGACCCGCTGGTCGCAGGTCACCCATTATTATTTCGACGACTGCATCTATTATACCCCGGCTTTTTCGGACGAGGCGATCGGCAAACTTGCCATGCGCGATCTGGTCGCCATCAGCGACGGCCAACCGCGGCCCAACCAATATCTGGGGGAGGTGGTGAAAAACCCGGAAAACGCCGATAGCAAAAGCCCATCCTGGCGCCGTCGGCTGAAAGCCTATGCCAACAAAACACTTTAG